The following proteins are co-located in the Citrobacter freundii ATCC 8090 = MTCC 1658 = NBRC 12681 genome:
- a CDS encoding carbohydrate ABC transporter permease, with protein MATNKRTLGRIGFYCGLIVFLGITLFPFFVMLMTSFKSAKEAISLHPTLLPQQWTLEHYIDIFNPMIFPFVDYFRNSLVVSVTSSVVAVFLGVLGAYALSRLRFKGRMTINASFYTVYMFSGILLVVPLFKIITALGIYDTEMALIITMVTQTLPTAVFMLKSYFDTIPDEIEEAAMMDGLNRLQIIFRITVPLAMSGLVSVFVYCFMVAWNDYLFASIFLSSASNFTLPVGLNALFSTPDYIWGRMMAASLVTALPVVIMYALSERFIKSGLTAGGVKG; from the coding sequence ATGGCAACAAATAAGCGCACGCTTGGCCGCATTGGCTTTTACTGTGGATTAATTGTCTTCCTGGGCATCACGTTATTTCCATTTTTTGTGATGCTGATGACCTCATTTAAAAGCGCAAAAGAGGCGATTTCGCTGCATCCGACGCTGTTACCGCAGCAATGGACGCTGGAACATTACATCGACATCTTCAACCCGATGATTTTCCCCTTTGTTGACTACTTCCGTAATAGCCTGGTGGTATCGGTGACTTCTTCGGTGGTGGCGGTATTTCTGGGCGTGCTCGGGGCGTATGCGCTTTCCCGCCTGCGTTTTAAGGGACGAATGACCATCAATGCCAGTTTTTACACGGTGTATATGTTTTCGGGGATCCTGCTGGTGGTGCCGTTATTCAAGATCATTACGGCACTCGGCATTTACGACACCGAAATGGCGTTGATTATCACTATGGTCACCCAGACGCTGCCGACCGCAGTGTTCATGTTGAAAAGCTATTTCGACACCATTCCGGACGAGATCGAAGAAGCCGCGATGATGGATGGGTTGAATCGTCTGCAGATCATCTTTCGCATTACCGTGCCGTTGGCAATGTCTGGTCTGGTTTCGGTCTTTGTGTATTGCTTTATGGTGGCGTGGAATGACTATCTGTTTGCTTCGATTTTCCTTTCCAGCGCCAGCAATTTTACCTTACCGGTCGGTCTGAACGCGCTGTTCAGTACACCTGACTATATCTGGGGACGCATGATGGCCGCATCGTTAGTCACCGCATTACCGGTGGTCATTATGTATGCGCTTTCCGAACGTTTTATTAAAAGTGGTTTGACCGCTGGCGGCGTGAAAGGCTAA
- a CDS encoding zinc-dependent alcohol dehydrogenase, with amino-acid sequence MKKLVATEPRVAALVEYEDRAVSANEVKVRVKFGAPKHGTEVVDFRAASPFIDEDFNGEWQMFMPRPEGAPRGIEFGKFQLGNMVVGDVIECGSDVTEYAVGDSVCGYGPLAETVIFNAVNNYKLRKMPEGSSWKNAVCYDPAQFAMSGVRDANVRVGDFVVIVGLGAIGQIAVQLAKKAGASVVIGVDPIAHRCDIARRHGADFCLNPIGTDVGMEIKKLTGKQGADVIIETSGYADALQSALRGLAYGGTISYVAFAKPFAEGFNLGREAHFNNAKIVFSRAGSEPNPDYPRWSRKRIEETCWELLMNGYLDCEELIDPVVTFANSPESYMQYVDRHPEKSIKMGVTF; translated from the coding sequence ATGAAGAAGTTAGTTGCCACAGAACCGCGCGTTGCAGCGCTGGTGGAATATGAAGACAGAGCGGTATCCGCCAATGAAGTTAAAGTTCGCGTTAAATTTGGCGCGCCGAAACATGGCACAGAAGTGGTCGATTTTCGTGCTGCCAGCCCGTTTATTGACGAAGATTTTAACGGTGAATGGCAAATGTTTATGCCGCGTCCGGAAGGGGCACCGCGCGGGATCGAATTCGGTAAATTCCAGCTTGGCAATATGGTGGTGGGCGATGTTATTGAGTGTGGCAGCGATGTGACCGAATACGCCGTTGGCGATTCAGTTTGCGGATACGGTCCTCTGGCAGAAACGGTTATTTTTAATGCGGTGAACAACTACAAACTGCGCAAAATGCCTGAAGGCAGTTCGTGGAAAAATGCCGTGTGCTATGACCCGGCACAGTTCGCCATGAGCGGTGTGCGCGACGCCAATGTGCGTGTCGGTGACTTTGTGGTCATCGTGGGCTTAGGCGCAATTGGCCAGATTGCCGTGCAACTGGCTAAGAAAGCGGGAGCCTCAGTGGTCATCGGCGTCGATCCGATTGCCCATCGCTGCGATATCGCGCGTCGCCATGGCGCGGATTTCTGTCTGAATCCGATTGGCACCGATGTAGGCATGGAAATTAAGAAGCTGACCGGTAAGCAGGGCGCAGATGTGATCATCGAAACCAGCGGCTATGCAGATGCGCTGCAGTCGGCGTTACGCGGTCTGGCCTATGGTGGAACCATTTCCTATGTCGCTTTCGCGAAACCTTTTGCTGAAGGTTTCAACCTGGGGCGTGAAGCGCATTTCAACAATGCCAAAATTGTCTTCTCACGTGCTGGTAGTGAACCTAATCCAGATTATCCGCGCTGGAGCCGCAAGCGCATCGAGGAAACCTGTTGGGAACTATTGATGAACGGTTACCTGGACTGTGAAGAACTCATTGACCCGGTAGTGACTTTCGCCAACAGCCCGGAGAGCTATATGCAGTATGTCGATCGCCATCCGGAAAAGAGCATCAAAATGGGCGTGACGTTTTAA
- a CDS encoding glycoside hydrolase family 65 protein, producing MTKPVMLTEPAFCPHSLNKYASLMTTGNGYMGIRASHEEAYTLQTRGMYLAGLYHRAGKGEINELVNLPDVVGVEITLNGEIFSLTSGVIESWHRELDFASGELRRAFIWHAPGGARFAIESRRFVSAQKLPLFAMEVVVTPLDADASIGISTGIDATITNHGRQHLDETQIRVFGQHLLQGIYTTQDNRNDIAITSYCDVDGAAQRCFTAKERRLLQHNTVQAQAGQRVTLTKMSWVDWTSERNLSLETWGRQSLRNIEACSQQGYDALLAESSTNWHAWWQTRRVQVTSSDISDQRALDYALYHLRVMTPDHDERSSIAAKGLTGEGYKGHIFWDTEVFLLPFHLFTEPKTARGLLRYRWHNLPGAREKARRNGWQGALFPWESARSGDEETPEFAAINIRTGLRQKVASAQAEHHLVADVAWAVINYWHVTGDLNFMTREGMTLLLETAKFWISRAVMVNDRLEIHDVIGPDEYTEHVNNNAFTNYMAWYNVEQALGFARRLGCGDDTFIHRAEHFLQYLWRPEVQPDGVLPQDDTFLNKPVIDLSQYKAKAGKQTILLDYSRAEVNEMQILKQADVVMLTYMLPEQFSPQTCLANLRYYEPRTIHDSSLSKAIHGIVAARCGDSAQGYRFWREGSLIDLGDDPHSCDDGIHAAATGAIWLGAIQGFAGVNVRHGELHLAPALPEHWQTLSFPLRWQGIDLQVTINATEIRINSAEQITLWVKGEKISFQGEIVICNDAIISPIYGTATTERGDE from the coding sequence ATGACGAAGCCAGTAATGCTAACTGAACCGGCTTTTTGCCCACATAGCCTGAATAAATATGCGTCACTCATGACGACCGGTAACGGGTATATGGGAATTCGCGCCAGCCACGAGGAAGCTTACACCTTACAGACTCGTGGCATGTATCTGGCTGGGTTGTATCACCGTGCGGGTAAAGGCGAAATTAATGAACTGGTTAATCTACCCGATGTAGTCGGAGTGGAGATCACGCTTAATGGCGAGATTTTCTCGCTAACCAGCGGCGTGATTGAAAGCTGGCATCGCGAACTGGATTTTGCCAGCGGGGAATTGCGCCGTGCGTTTATCTGGCATGCACCTGGCGGGGCGCGTTTTGCTATTGAGAGTCGGCGGTTTGTCTCGGCACAGAAGCTGCCGCTGTTTGCTATGGAAGTGGTCGTAACGCCACTGGATGCCGATGCCAGCATTGGTATCTCAACCGGTATTGATGCCACGATCACCAATCATGGCCGTCAGCATCTGGATGAAACACAGATTAGAGTCTTTGGTCAGCATCTTCTGCAGGGCATTTACACAACCCAGGACAATCGCAACGATATCGCGATCACCTCATATTGTGACGTCGACGGCGCAGCGCAGCGCTGCTTCACCGCGAAAGAACGTCGGTTGTTACAACACAACACCGTGCAGGCGCAAGCCGGGCAGCGCGTCACGCTGACGAAAATGAGTTGGGTTGACTGGACGAGCGAACGCAACCTGTCGCTTGAGACCTGGGGACGCCAGTCGCTGCGTAATATTGAAGCATGCTCGCAACAGGGATATGACGCTCTGTTGGCTGAGTCGAGCACCAACTGGCATGCCTGGTGGCAAACTCGTCGCGTTCAGGTTACCAGTTCTGATATTAGCGATCAGCGCGCGCTGGACTATGCCCTCTATCATCTGCGTGTGATGACCCCAGACCATGATGAGCGCAGCAGTATTGCGGCCAAAGGTCTGACGGGTGAAGGGTATAAAGGCCACATCTTCTGGGATACTGAGGTCTTTTTGTTACCGTTTCACTTGTTTACCGAACCGAAAACCGCGAGAGGTCTATTGCGTTACCGCTGGCATAATTTGCCGGGCGCGCGTGAGAAAGCCCGCCGTAACGGTTGGCAAGGCGCGCTGTTCCCGTGGGAAAGCGCTCGCAGCGGTGATGAGGAAACGCCTGAATTCGCGGCGATCAACATCCGTACCGGGCTGCGGCAAAAAGTGGCCTCCGCACAGGCTGAACATCACCTCGTGGCGGATGTTGCCTGGGCGGTAATCAATTACTGGCATGTCACAGGGGATCTAAACTTCATGACCCGAGAGGGCATGACGCTGCTGCTGGAAACGGCGAAGTTCTGGATTAGCAGGGCTGTCATGGTCAACGATCGTTTAGAGATCCACGATGTGATTGGCCCGGATGAATACACTGAGCATGTGAACAACAATGCGTTCACCAACTACATGGCCTGGTACAACGTAGAGCAGGCGCTGGGTTTTGCCCGTCGGTTGGGCTGTGGCGATGACACGTTTATTCATCGCGCAGAGCATTTTTTACAGTATCTCTGGCGACCGGAAGTGCAGCCCGATGGCGTGCTTCCTCAGGATGATACCTTCCTGAACAAACCGGTTATCGATCTGTCGCAGTATAAAGCCAAAGCGGGCAAGCAGACCATTTTGCTCGATTACTCCCGTGCAGAAGTCAATGAGATGCAAATTCTCAAACAGGCTGATGTCGTGATGCTGACCTACATGTTGCCGGAGCAATTTAGTCCGCAAACCTGTCTGGCTAACCTGCGTTATTACGAGCCACGTACGATTCACGACTCCTCTTTGAGTAAGGCGATTCACGGGATTGTGGCTGCGCGTTGTGGTGATTCGGCTCAGGGGTATCGGTTTTGGCGCGAAGGTTCGCTAATCGATCTCGGGGATGACCCGCACAGCTGCGATGATGGTATTCATGCGGCGGCAACGGGCGCAATCTGGTTGGGCGCTATCCAGGGATTTGCCGGAGTGAATGTTCGCCATGGGGAGTTACATCTTGCCCCTGCATTACCGGAACATTGGCAAACACTGTCTTTCCCACTGCGCTGGCAGGGTATCGATTTGCAGGTAACCATCAATGCAACTGAAATCCGCATTAACAGCGCCGAGCAGATTACTCTTTGGGTAAAAGGGGAAAAGATCTCTTTTCAGGGGGAGATAGTTATCTGCAATGACGCCATTATTTCGCCTATTTATGGGACCGCTACCACAGAAAGGGGTGATGAATGA
- the pspD gene encoding phage shock protein PspD, with protein MNNRWQRAGQRVKPGFKIACKLVLLTALRYGPAGVAGWAVKSVARRPLKMLLALVLEPVLSRAAAKLSKRYSGNRT; from the coding sequence ATGAACAATCGCTGGCAACGTGCCGGGCAAAGGGTTAAGCCGGGCTTTAAAATAGCATGTAAGCTGGTGCTTTTAACGGCGCTTCGCTACGGCCCGGCGGGGGTAGCAGGGTGGGCGGTGAAATCCGTCGCCCGACGCCCGCTAAAAATGCTGCTGGCGTTGGTTCTGGAACCGGTGTTGAGTCGGGCCGCGGCAAAATTGTCGAAACGATATTCCGGTAATCGAACCTGA
- a CDS encoding sugar phosphate isomerase/epimerase family protein, which yields MKIGTQNQAFFPENILEKFRYIKEMGFDGFEIDGKLLVNNLDEVKAAIKETGLPVTTACGGYDGWIGDFIEERRLNGLRQITRILEALAEVGGQGIIVPAAWGMFTFRLPPMASPRSLEGDRKAVSDSLIYLDKVAERTGTVVYLEPLNRYQDHMINTLADARRYIVENNLKHVQIIGDFYHMNIEEDDMAQALHDNRDLLGHVHIADNHRYQPGSGTLDFTALFDQLREDNYQGYVVYEGRVRAENLPEAYRQSLAWLRTC from the coding sequence ATGAAAATTGGAACACAGAATCAGGCTTTTTTCCCGGAAAATATTCTCGAGAAATTCCGTTACATCAAAGAGATGGGGTTTGATGGTTTTGAAATTGACGGTAAGTTGCTGGTCAATAACCTTGATGAAGTAAAAGCGGCGATCAAAGAAACAGGTTTGCCTGTTACCACTGCCTGTGGAGGATATGACGGTTGGATCGGTGATTTTATCGAAGAGCGTCGTTTAAACGGGTTGCGGCAGATTACCCGCATTCTCGAAGCGCTGGCCGAAGTCGGCGGACAAGGCATTATTGTACCTGCTGCATGGGGCATGTTTACCTTCCGCTTACCGCCGATGGCTTCTCCGCGTAGCCTGGAAGGCGATCGTAAAGCTGTCAGTGATTCATTGATTTATCTTGATAAAGTTGCCGAGCGTACGGGGACGGTGGTGTATCTGGAACCGCTCAACCGCTATCAGGATCATATGATCAACACCCTGGCGGATGCCCGTCGCTATATCGTGGAAAATAATCTGAAGCATGTGCAAATCATTGGTGATTTTTACCATATGAATATCGAAGAAGACGATATGGCACAGGCGCTGCACGACAATCGCGATCTGCTGGGTCACGTCCATATTGCGGATAACCATCGTTATCAGCCGGGAAGCGGTACGCTGGATTTCACTGCACTGTTTGACCAGTTACGTGAAGATAATTATCAGGGCTACGTTGTGTACGAAGGGCGCGTACGAGCAGAGAATCTGCCGGAAGCGTATCGTCAGTCACTGGCCTGGCTGCGTACTTGCTAA
- a CDS encoding ABC transporter substrate-binding protein, which translates to MLKAKIVLISALVSCALVSGCKDDKKSSVAIEFMHSSVEQERQAVIAKLIERFEKENPGISVKQVPVEEDAYNTKVITLARSGSLPEVIETSHDYAKVMDKESLIDRKAVAQVINGVGEGTFYDGVLRIVRTEDGSAWTGVPVSAWIGGIWYRKDVLAKAGLEEPKDWQQLLNVAQKLNNPGSKKYGIALPTAESVLTEQSFSQFALSNQANVFDAQGKITLDTPEMAQALQYYRQLAMNTMPGSNDIMEVKDAFMNGTAPMAIYSTYILPAVIKEGDPKNVGFMVPTEKNSAVYGMLTSLTITAGQKTEETEAAEKFVTFMEQADNIADWVMMSPGAALPVNKAVVNTSTWKDNAVIKALGELPDQLIAELPNIQVFGAVGDKNFTRMGDVTGSGIVSTMVHNVTVGKADLSSTIKASQTKLDDLVEQR; encoded by the coding sequence ATGCTTAAAGCTAAAATTGTGCTGATTTCAGCACTGGTTTCCTGCGCCCTGGTTTCCGGGTGTAAGGATGATAAAAAGTCCTCTGTCGCGATTGAATTTATGCACTCTTCTGTTGAGCAGGAGCGGCAGGCGGTCATTGCAAAACTGATTGAGCGTTTTGAAAAAGAAAACCCGGGCATCAGCGTCAAACAGGTTCCTGTGGAAGAAGATGCTTACAACACCAAGGTCATCACCCTGGCGCGCAGCGGTTCACTACCTGAAGTCATTGAAACCAGCCATGACTACGCGAAAGTTATGGATAAAGAATCCCTCATCGACCGTAAAGCGGTAGCGCAGGTCATCAACGGTGTAGGTGAGGGTACTTTTTATGATGGTGTCCTGCGTATTGTACGCACTGAAGACGGTAGTGCATGGACCGGGGTTCCGGTCAGCGCCTGGATTGGCGGGATCTGGTACCGCAAAGATGTGCTGGCAAAAGCCGGACTGGAAGAGCCAAAAGACTGGCAGCAATTGCTAAACGTGGCGCAGAAGCTCAACAATCCTGGCAGTAAGAAATACGGCATTGCGCTGCCGACGGCAGAAAGCGTTTTGACCGAACAGTCATTCTCCCAGTTTGCGCTCTCTAACCAGGCCAACGTTTTTGATGCGCAGGGAAAGATTACGCTCGACACACCTGAAATGGCGCAGGCATTGCAGTATTACCGCCAACTTGCCATGAACACTATGCCTGGCTCGAACGACATCATGGAAGTCAAAGATGCTTTCATGAACGGCACGGCGCCAATGGCGATTTATTCCACCTATATCCTCCCGGCGGTGATCAAAGAGGGCGATCCTAAAAATGTTGGCTTTATGGTGCCGACGGAAAAAAATTCCGCTGTTTACGGCATGCTGACGTCGCTGACCATTACCGCAGGTCAAAAAACCGAAGAAACAGAAGCGGCAGAGAAATTTGTCACCTTTATGGAGCAGGCAGACAACATTGCGGACTGGGTCATGATGTCGCCAGGGGCGGCGCTGCCGGTCAACAAAGCGGTGGTGAATACTTCGACGTGGAAAGATAACGCTGTTATCAAAGCGCTGGGTGAATTACCCGATCAACTGATTGCCGAACTGCCAAATATTCAGGTCTTTGGTGCCGTCGGTGATAAGAACTTTACCCGCATGGGCGACGTAACCGGCTCCGGCATCGTGAGTACCATGGTGCACAACGTCACGGTAGGAAAAGCTGACCTTTCATCGACCATCAAGGCAAGCCAGACAAAACTGGATGACCTCGTTGAACAGCGCTAA
- the pspC gene encoding envelope stress response membrane protein PspC, which translates to MGGVNLNKKLWRIPQQGMVKGVCAGIAHYLDVPVKLVRILVVLSVFFGLAFFTFVAYIVLTFVLDPMPDNVVSGEQQPSSGELLDAVDRELAASEKRLREMERYVTSDTFSLRSRFRQL; encoded by the coding sequence ATGGGAGGCGTTAATCTGAACAAAAAACTGTGGCGTATTCCGCAGCAGGGCATGGTGAAGGGGGTTTGTGCGGGTATTGCGCATTATCTCGATGTGCCTGTGAAGCTGGTACGGATCCTGGTGGTGCTGTCAGTCTTTTTTGGTCTGGCCTTTTTCACCTTCGTCGCCTATATCGTGCTGACATTTGTGTTGGACCCGATGCCGGACAATGTGGTTTCCGGCGAGCAGCAGCCATCAAGCGGTGAGCTGTTGGATGCCGTCGATCGCGAGCTGGCGGCTAGTGAAAAGCGTTTGCGTGAAATGGAACGTTATGTGACGTCCGATACTTTTTCCTTACGTAGTCGTTTCCGCCAATTGTGA
- a CDS encoding carbohydrate ABC transporter permease: MNKFFSGRSDMPFAMLLLAPSLLLLGGLVAWPMISNIEISFMRLPLNPQIESTFVGLSNYIRILSDPGFWHSLWMTVWYTALVVAGSTVLGLGVAMFFNREFRLRKTARSLVILSYVTPSISLVFAWKYMFNNGYGIVNYLGVDLLHLYDQAPLWFDNPGSSFALVVLFAIWRYFPYAFISFLAILQTIDKSLYEAAEMDGANAWQRFRIVTLPAIMPVLATVVTLRTIWMFYMFADVYLLTTKVDILGVYLYKTAFAFNDLGKAAAISVVLFVIIFAVILLTRKRVNLNGNK, from the coding sequence ATGAATAAGTTCTTTTCAGGTCGATCTGATATGCCATTTGCCATGCTGCTGCTGGCGCCCAGCTTGCTGTTATTGGGCGGTTTAGTGGCGTGGCCAATGATATCTAACATCGAAATCAGCTTTATGCGTTTGCCGCTTAATCCGCAAATTGAGTCTACGTTTGTCGGGCTGAGCAACTATATCCGTATCTTATCCGATCCCGGATTCTGGCATTCGCTGTGGATGACGGTCTGGTATACCGCGCTGGTTGTGGCAGGGAGCACGGTGCTGGGGCTGGGAGTGGCGATGTTTTTTAACCGTGAGTTTCGTCTGCGGAAAACTGCGCGCTCACTGGTCATCCTCTCTTACGTAACGCCATCAATTTCGCTGGTGTTTGCCTGGAAATACATGTTCAACAACGGCTACGGCATTGTGAACTACCTCGGCGTGGATCTGTTGCATCTCTACGATCAGGCTCCGCTGTGGTTCGACAATCCCGGTAGCAGCTTCGCGCTGGTCGTGTTGTTCGCCATCTGGCGCTACTTCCCGTATGCCTTTATCTCGTTTCTGGCGATTTTACAGACTATTGATAAATCGTTGTATGAGGCGGCAGAAATGGATGGCGCGAACGCCTGGCAACGGTTTCGCATCGTCACGCTGCCAGCGATCATGCCGGTGCTGGCGACCGTAGTCACGCTGCGTACGATCTGGATGTTTTATATGTTCGCCGATGTTTATCTGCTGACCACTAAAGTCGATATTCTCGGGGTCTATCTCTATAAAACAGCGTTTGCATTTAATGACTTAGGTAAAGCGGCCGCGATTTCTGTTGTCCTCTTCGTCATCATTTTCGCTGTTATCCTGCTGACCAGAAAACGGGTGAACCTCAATGGCAACAAATAA
- a CDS encoding Gfo/Idh/MocA family protein: protein MKSALTSAPLRVAIIGAGQVADKVHASYYCTRNDLELVAVCDSRLSQARLFAEKYGNPQVWDDPQTMLREAKPDIVSICSPNRFHYEHTMLALNAGCHVMCEKPPAMTPDEALEMCKTARRVGKVLAYDFHHRFALDTQLLREQVMAGILGEIYVTNVRALRRCGVPGWGVFTNKELQGGGPLIDLGIHMLDAAMYVLGFPAVKRVNAHSYQRIGTIKNSGQFGKWDPTTYTVEDSLFGTIEFHNGGILRLETSFALNIPEQSIMNVNFCGDLAGATLFPAQVYTDRDGALDVLLAREMADDNRHYRSMEAFVNHVQGEPVTIADAEQGVVIQQLVAALYQSAETGTYVDL from the coding sequence GTGAAAAGTGCACTGACAAGCGCTCCGTTACGTGTCGCCATTATTGGTGCCGGGCAGGTGGCGGATAAAGTTCATGCTTCGTACTACTGCACCCGCAACGATCTGGAACTGGTGGCTGTCTGCGACAGCCGCCTGTCACAGGCGCGGTTGTTTGCAGAAAAATACGGTAATCCGCAGGTTTGGGACGATCCGCAAACGATGTTACGCGAAGCTAAGCCAGATATCGTCAGCATCTGCTCGCCCAATCGCTTTCATTATGAACACACCATGTTGGCATTGAACGCTGGATGCCATGTGATGTGCGAGAAACCTCCGGCAATGACGCCAGACGAGGCGTTGGAAATGTGTAAAACGGCGCGTCGGGTGGGAAAAGTACTGGCTTATGATTTTCATCATCGTTTTGCGCTGGATACGCAACTGCTTCGTGAGCAGGTGATGGCCGGTATTCTGGGTGAAATCTATGTCACCAATGTCCGCGCTTTGCGCCGCTGCGGCGTGCCCGGCTGGGGAGTGTTTACCAACAAAGAACTGCAGGGCGGCGGGCCGCTGATTGATCTCGGTATTCATATGCTTGATGCCGCCATGTATGTGCTGGGGTTCCCGGCGGTAAAGCGTGTTAACGCGCACAGCTATCAACGCATTGGCACGATTAAAAACAGCGGTCAGTTTGGGAAATGGGATCCCACTACATATACCGTGGAGGATTCTTTGTTCGGCACGATTGAATTTCATAACGGCGGTATCCTGCGCCTGGAAACCTCTTTCGCGCTGAATATTCCTGAACAATCGATTATGAACGTTAATTTCTGCGGCGATTTGGCGGGGGCGACGTTATTCCCGGCCCAGGTTTACACCGACCGTGATGGTGCGCTTGACGTGCTGCTTGCGCGCGAGATGGCTGATGACAACCGTCATTATCGCAGCATGGAAGCCTTCGTTAACCATGTCCAGGGCGAGCCTGTCACTATTGCTGACGCAGAGCAGGGCGTCGTTATTCAACAACTGGTTGCCGCACTGTACCAATCGGCTGAAACAGGGACCTACGTAGACTTATGA
- a CDS encoding sugar phosphorylase — protein MNQKIQKCLTEVYGHTFTSCHYEALFARLEKSQGLIKKIRKAHWDEGDVVLITYADQFHGVGKKPLPTFNQFYNEWLKSTFSHVHLLPFYPWSSDDGFSVINYHQVAEETGDWNDIKELGESSRLMFDFVCNHMSAKSEWFNNYLQQLDGYENFFIAMDPDTDLSNVTRPRTLPLLTPFTLKDNTVRHLWTTFSDDQIDLNYANPVVLLAMVDVLLSYLEQGADYVRLDAVGFMWKEPGTSCIHLEKTHQLIKLFRAIADCAAPGTAIITETNVPHKDNVSYYGNGHDEAHMVYQFSLPPLVLHAVQRQDTSILCQWAQSLELPSGETTWFNFLASHDGIGLNPLRGLLPEDEIMRLVTELQQEGALVNWKNNPDGSRSPYEINVTYMDALTSGNCSDAERFSRFILAHAILLSFPGVPAVYIQSILGSRNDYKGVETFGYNRAINRKKYQVRQIEAELANETSLRHAIYHELSRLIVIRRNNKAFHPDSDFQINSITPAVMQIKRTAETGEEITGLFNVSGHTQTIRIDIENGVDLIGGKTIFGKELTLYAWQVMWVK, from the coding sequence GTGAACCAAAAAATCCAAAAATGCCTGACAGAAGTTTATGGTCATACATTTACTTCATGCCACTATGAAGCGCTGTTTGCACGTTTAGAGAAATCACAGGGATTAATTAAAAAAATCCGTAAAGCGCATTGGGACGAGGGCGATGTGGTGCTTATTACCTACGCCGATCAATTCCACGGGGTTGGTAAAAAACCGTTGCCGACGTTTAATCAGTTTTATAATGAATGGCTTAAGTCGACATTTTCTCATGTGCATCTTCTGCCATTTTATCCGTGGTCATCGGATGATGGTTTTTCCGTGATTAATTACCATCAGGTTGCCGAAGAAACCGGTGACTGGAATGATATTAAGGAATTAGGTGAGTCCAGTCGACTGATGTTTGATTTTGTTTGTAACCATATGTCAGCTAAAAGCGAGTGGTTTAATAATTATTTGCAACAACTTGACGGTTATGAAAATTTCTTTATTGCAATGGATCCTGATACGGACCTGAGCAACGTCACACGTCCACGCACATTACCGTTACTGACACCATTTACGCTAAAAGATAACACCGTGCGCCATTTATGGACGACGTTCAGCGATGACCAGATCGATCTCAATTATGCCAACCCGGTGGTGTTACTGGCGATGGTCGATGTGCTGCTGAGCTATCTTGAGCAGGGCGCAGATTATGTTCGCCTGGATGCGGTTGGCTTTATGTGGAAAGAGCCTGGAACGAGCTGTATTCATCTGGAAAAAACGCATCAGCTTATCAAACTATTCCGCGCTATTGCGGACTGCGCGGCGCCTGGTACGGCGATTATTACCGAAACCAACGTCCCGCATAAGGATAACGTGTCCTACTACGGTAATGGCCATGATGAAGCGCATATGGTGTACCAGTTCTCGCTGCCGCCGTTGGTGCTGCATGCGGTACAACGCCAGGACACGTCGATATTGTGCCAGTGGGCGCAATCACTGGAGCTGCCGTCTGGTGAGACAACCTGGTTTAATTTTCTCGCATCACATGATGGCATTGGTCTCAACCCATTACGCGGTTTGTTGCCTGAAGACGAGATCATGCGGCTGGTGACTGAACTACAACAGGAAGGTGCGCTGGTTAACTGGAAAAATAACCCTGATGGCAGTCGCAGCCCGTATGAAATTAACGTGACATATATGGATGCGCTAACCTCTGGTAATTGTAGCGATGCCGAACGGTTTTCTCGCTTTATTCTCGCACATGCCATTTTGCTGAGTTTTCCAGGCGTGCCGGCGGTTTACATTCAAAGCATACTTGGATCACGCAATGATTATAAAGGTGTTGAGACGTTCGGTTATAACCGCGCGATCAACCGCAAAAAATATCAGGTGAGACAAATAGAAGCGGAGCTGGCAAATGAAACCAGTTTGCGTCACGCTATTTATCATGAGTTATCCCGACTAATTGTAATACGTCGTAATAATAAAGCATTTCATCCTGATAGTGATTTTCAAATTAACAGTATTACACCAGCCGTAATGCAAATTAAACGTACTGCGGAAACAGGTGAGGAAATTACCGGGTTATTTAATGTCAGCGGTCATACTCAAACCATTCGTATTGATATAGAAAATGGAGTTGATTTGATTGGCGGTAAAACTATTTTCGGTAAGGAATTAACGTTGTACGCCTGGCAGGTCATGTGGGTTAAGTAA